Proteins co-encoded in one Cynocephalus volans isolate mCynVol1 chromosome 11, mCynVol1.pri, whole genome shotgun sequence genomic window:
- the C11H1orf115 gene encoding required for drug-induced death protein 1: MPGGAGLRSRVASGFPRRGPRGRGRPERDEEAAALLERPESENEEASGASGRHRGARRARRAHLAALPERYEPPEEPAPAERPARRHRQKLKKCGKNVGKVITKGCHYIFLGLQGFAAAYASPFGVATSVMSFVR, encoded by the exons ATGCCGGGGGGAGCCGGGCTCCGGAGCAGGGTGGCGAGCGGCTTCCCGCGCCGCGGGCCCCGAGGGCGAGGGCGGCCGGAGAGGGACGAGGAGGCGGCCGCCCTCCTGGAGCGCCCGGAGAGCGAGAACGAGGAGGCGAGCGGGGCGAGCGGGCGGCACCGCGGGGCCCGCAGAGCGCGGAGGGCGCACCTGGCCGCGCTGCCCGAGCGCTACGAGCCGCCGGAGGAGCCGGCGCCAGCCGAGAGGCCCGCGAGGAGGCACCGGCAGAAGCTGAAGAAGTGCGGCAAG AACGTTGGCAAGGTCATCACCAAAGGATGCCACTACATCTTCCTTGGCCTGCAAGGCTTCGCCGCGGCCTACGCCTCCCCCTTCGGGGTGGCCACCAGCGTGATGTCCTTTGTGCGTTAG